In Streptomyces nojiriensis, the sequence GGCCCTGAGCTCCGAGGACATCCTGGAGTCGGCGCTGATCACCAGCATCCACCGGGCCGGTCTCGGCCCGCTCGAGGAGGCGAACGCGATCCGGCGACTGGTCGTGGCGTACGGATCCCAGAGGAAGGTCGCCGAAAGGCTGGGCAAGTCCCCGGCGTGGATCTCGCAGCGGCTCGCCCTGCTCAAGCTCGCCGACGACCTCAAGGACAAGGTCCGCAGCGGAGAGCTGCCGGTGAAGGAGGCGCGCCGCATCGGCGGCCTGCCGCCGGAGCGGCAGCACGCGGAGGCCGAGCAGGTGATGAACCGGCCCAAGTCCCCTCGCAGGCCGGTGACTCCGGCTGTCACCGGTGTGGTGGAGCGGATTAACCCGGTTAACCCGGTCGACCCGGTGGAGGCGTTCGCCGAGTACGTCGAGCGTGCCGTCGACTTCGCCTACGGGATGCGGGACATCGCCGCCGCCTACCGCCTGGCCGCCACCGCCGATCAGGTCGCGGCGGACCGGCTCGTGGCGAGCCTGCGGGAGCGCCTGGACCGCGTCGCGCGACACCTCCCCGACTCGGGTACGCCCGGCGCACACCCCGGCGATCGTGTTCCGCCTGGAGTGCGCCACACCTCCTGAGGCTTTCCTGGCACCGTAGTTGGTGGTCGGGGCAAGACCAGAGGAGGTGCCGGTGTCCGTTTTCGACAAGAACATGCGAGTCAACGGTCGGGTCAGGTTCTATGAGAAGACGCCCGAGATCATCGCCGCGCAGCGGGCTCTGATCGACGATCAGACCGTGTTCTGTCAGCGGATCGCGTTCACCAGGTGCGCCGATCCCCGCGTGGACATCCTGTGCGTCGTCGAGGACGCCTACGCGTGGCTCTGCGCGGACTGGGTGAACCAGCAGCACCGCAAGGAGCAGGCGTTGCGGCAGCTGGTGCACCACTACGCACGCAAGGCCATGAGCGAACGCAAGGACCTCTGGACCGGCAAGCATTGGCACGAGGTCCAGTACGCCACCCTGTTCGCCGATGTCGCGGACGAGGAGGTGATGAAGGGCCTGCGGGTCATCGATGCGATGCCCGAGGCGATGAAGCGGGTCTTCGAGGCACGGAGGGTCTACGCCTACCCCATGACGGTGGCCGCGGCCCGGCTCCGCGTCTCCAGGAACTCCGTCGGGACCACGAAGGCGGATGCCCGCATCGGCAAGGTGACCGACCTCGACGCGGTGGTCAAGTTCTTCGCAGATCACATGGAAGGGGGATCCTGATGCACGGCAAGGAGGTTCGACACAGCTCAGTCCATGACCAGCACTACGCACGCATCATGCAGAAGACCGATGCGATCCAGGCCCGGCAGCGCCGGGCGGACGAACGGACCAGCGTGGTGCTCGGGGCGACCTCGCTCCTCACCCTCGGGCTCGTGGTGAGCATGATCGTCACCATGTTCGTGGCGGATCCGTCCACGGCCTTCATCTCGCGTGTCATGTCCGTGGTCGCCGCCCTCCCGGGCGCGGTCGCGCTCTATCTACGTTTCAAGAACCGCAGCTGACAGACAGGCCGGGCCTCTCATCGACCGTCTCTCACAACACCCGATGAGTGGCCGGCCCACGGCACATCCGGAGGACACACCATGTGCAATCGTTGCACAACCAGCTCGTCGGCACCGGCCCCGTCGGACATCCGGCCGGGACGGACGGCACCGACCTCTCGGACGGCGCCCGTCGTCCCGGAACTCGCGCCGGCGTCCCCGCGCTGGCTGCCCGATCCCGTCACCCGATGGGGCGCCACCCTGTACGCCTTCGCCGGTGCGGTGCTCTGGGAGGCCGTCAGCTACACGGCGCACCACGTCGACGTGACGATCACCCTCGTCTGAACAGGGCCGAAGGGGAACGAG encodes:
- a CDS encoding ParB/RepB/Spo0J family partition protein, which encodes MQRDTRSEPLAVRPVELAHNPFNPRDELGDIEEMAGSLRSKGQIHPVTVVRRAAFLAVHAGQERGLGEAAYVVVDGNRRLAAARVAELDELRIDIRDELALSSEDILESALITSIHRAGLGPLEEANAIRRLVVAYGSQRKVAERLGKSPAWISQRLALLKLADDLKDKVRSGELPVKEARRIGGLPPERQHAEAEQVMNRPKSPRRPVTPAVTGVVERINPVNPVDPVEAFAEYVERAVDFAYGMRDIAAAYRLAATADQVAADRLVASLRERLDRVARHLPDSGTPGAHPGDRVPPGVRHTS